GTGGTCACGTTCGGGCTCGTGCAACTCCTCCTGTACCACTACTTCCAGCACCGCGGTACGTCGAGTGAGTCCCCCGAGTCGACGCCGGCCGGCGCCGGTCACGGAAGCGCCCCGGTCGAACCGGAGGGGGGATCGGTGTCGGGCGAGGTTGTGCCCTGCCCCGAGTGTGGGACCCGCAACGACGGCCACCGGATGATCCGGTACTGCCGGTCCTGTGCGGCCTCGCTCCAATAGGCACTTGCTCGACCGTCCCGAACTACGCCCATGCGCAGCGTCGCCATCAACGTCGGGGCCAACACCAACGAACCCGGCTTCCGCGGTCCCGTGTTCCCCGACGGCTCCTTCGAGTATATCCCGATTCCCGAGTCCGAGCCGACGGCCGAACCCGTCCCGACCTACGCCGACCTCGACCTGGAGACGGACGTCTCCGCGGTCGCCGACCGGCCGGTCCACTTCGACCCGGAGTTCCCCGAAGCCGGCGGTGACCGCTATACCTACGGTGACGAACACGGGGTGAAAGCCGGGCCGCTCTCGGAACTGTCGGCCGGCGACTACCTCTTCTTCTACGCGACGCTCTCGACGGTCGGCGAGGGGGCGGTCTGGGCACCGCCCGAGTGGGGTGCTTACGTCGTCGGTCACTTCTGTCTGGCCCGTGACGCGGTGACCGGCGAGGGCTACCGGGAGCTGTCCGCCGAGGAACAGGCCGTCTTCGACTCCAACGCCCACGTCAAACGTGAGTCCGTCGACGCCCGGGTCCTCGTGTTGGGGGACCCGGCGGCGTCGCAACTCTACGAGACGGTCGTCCCGCTCTCGACACCCGACGGCGGCACCGAGGCGAACCACCTCGTCACGGACCTGTCCTCGGACTCGGGGAAGGGGCCGTGGTGGCGTCGTCCCATGCGGTTCGACGAAGCCGGCACCGAGCGACTGTTGGCGCTGGCGACTGCTCCGCCGGCGAGCGCAGCAGGTGAAACAGGCGAATGAGTTATCACCACTGAGAACAGAACGTGAAAGCATATGCCGAAACGTGCTCAGACTGGAGGTATGCGCATCTCCAGCGGTGTCCCCGGATTCGACGAACTCGTCGAAGGGGGGCTCTTGACCGACCGCCTGTACGTCGTCAGCGGCCCTCCAGGGAGCGGAAAGACGACGTTCTGCTCGCAGTTTATCACACAAGGGGCGAAGGAA
Above is a window of Haloarcula halophila DNA encoding:
- a CDS encoding DUF7577 domain-containing protein gives rise to the protein MQLWGWLIAYVVTFGLVQLLLYHYFQHRGTSSESPESTPAGAGHGSAPVEPEGGSVSGEVVPCPECGTRNDGHRMIRYCRSCAASLQ